A part of Calonectris borealis chromosome 30, bCalBor7.hap1.2, whole genome shotgun sequence genomic DNA contains:
- the LOC142073731 gene encoding keratin, type II cytoskeletal 6C-like isoform X3 produces the protein MSRQSVCRSFGGGSRRGYSSCSAIGGAFGGGGGRSRISYSSYSSSRGGGGGGYCGGYGSRSLHNMGGSRRITMGGCYGGGGYGGRMGGFGGGYGGGMGGYGGGMGGFGGGMGGGGMSGGGMGGFGGGMGGGGMGGGGMGGFGGGMGGYGGGMGGGGMGGGGMGGFGGPGFPGGIQPVQVDQALLRPVHVEIDPQIQQVKNQEKEQIKTLNNQFASFINKVRFLEQQNKVLSTKWELLQQQGPSGPRKNLDVIFENYIQNLRRRLESLLGQRGQLESELQNMRQYVEEYKTKYEEEINRRTAAENEFVVLKKDVDCAYMTKVELEAKVGALTDEINFLRYIFEEELAQMQTISRDLSVVVSMDNNRCLDLDSIIEEVRRQYEQIAQSSRAEVEAWYQSRYEELQNTAGRHGDSLRNTKIEIQELTRNVQRLRAEIENVKKQNQQLQSAIAEAEERGEMALKDARLKLEELECALQKDKEELARLLKEYQELLNIKIALDVEIAMYRKLLEGEEYRLCNDGMSNVNVSVVGKTTITGGRGGMGGGFGGGSSMGGGFGGGSGMGGGFGGGSGMGGGMGGGVCGVGGSFGGGSMGGSCGMGGGMYGGGFSSGSGRMCSSGGVNFSSGGGSSSVRRCVTTTSVKSSGVRF, from the exons ATGTCTCGGCAGTCTGTCTGCAGGAGCTTTGGAGGCGGGAGCAGAAGGGGCTACAGCTCTTGCTCTGCCATTGGTGGTGCCTTTGGAGGAGGTGGCGGCAGAAGCAGGATCAGTTACAGTTCATACTCCTCATccaggggaggtggaggaggtggataTTGTGGAGGGTATGGCAGCAGAAGCCTCCATAACATGGGTGGCAGCAGAAGAATTACCATGGGTGGATGCTATGGTGGTGGAGGATACGGAGGCAGAATGGGTGGCTTTGGTGGAGGCTATGGAGGAGGAATGGGTGGCTATGGTGGAGGAATGGGTGGCTTTGGCGGAGGAATGGGCGGTGGAGGAATGAGTGGTGGAGGAATGGGTGGCTTTGGTGGAGGAATGGGTGGTGGAGGAATGGGTGGTGGAGGAATGGGTGGCTTTGGTGGAGGAATGGGTGGTTATGGTGGAGGAATGGGTGGTGGAGGAATGGGCGGTGGAGGAATGGGCGGCTTTGGTGGCCCTGGCTTCCCTGGAGGCATCCAACCAGTGCAAGTTGACCAGGCCCTCCTGCGGCCGGTCCATGTTGAGATTGATCCTCAGATCCAGCAAGTCAAAAACCAGGAGAAGGAGCAGATTAAGACTCTTAACAACCAGTTTGCCTCCTTCATTAATAAG GTCCGCTTCCTGGAGCAACAGAACAAGGTCCTCTCCACCAAGTGGGAGCTCCTCCAACAGCAAGGGCCTTCGGGGCCAAGGAAGAACCTTGATGTCATCTTTGAAAATTATATCCAGAACCTGAGGAGGAGGCTAGAGTCTCTCctgggacagaggggacagctgGAGTCAGAGCTGCAGAACATGCGGCAATACGTGGAGGAGTACAAAACCAA GTACGAAGAAGAAATCAACAGGCGCACCGCTGCTGAGAATGAGTTTGTGGTGCTCAAGAAG GATGTGGACTGTGCCTACATGACTAAAGTAGAGTTGGAAGCCAAGGTGGGAGCTCTGACCGATGAAATCAACTTCCTGAGATACATCTTTGAGGAG GAACTGGCTCAGATGCAGACAATCAGCCGGGACCTGTCCGTGGTGGTGTCCATGGACAACAACCGGTGCCTGGATCTGGACAGCATCATCGAGGAGGTCAGGCGTCAGTACGAGCAGAttgcacagagcagcagagctgaagtTGAGGCTTGGTACCAGAGCCGG TATGAAGAGCTGCAGAACACTGCTGGAAGGCATGGGGACAGCCTCCGCAACACCAAGATAGAGATCCAAGAGTTGACCAGGAATGTCCAGAGGCTGCGGGCTGAGATTGAGAACGTGAAGAAGCAG aaccAGCAGCTGCAGTCAGCTATTGCCGAGGCTGAGGAGCGGGGTGAGATGGCCCTCAAGGACGCCAGGTTAAAACTGGAAGAGCTGGAATGTGCTCTGCAGAAAGACAAGGAGGAGCTGGCTCGCTTGCTGAAGGAGTACCAGGAGCTGCTGAACATCAAGATTGCGCTGGACGTTGAGATTGCCATGTACAGGAAGCTGCTGGAGGGCGAGGAGTACAG GCTGTGCAACGATGGCATGTCCAACGTCAATGTCT ctgTGGTAGGCAAGACCACCATCACCGGAGGCAGAGGAGGCATGGGAG GAGGCTTCGGAGGCGGCAGCAGCATGGGAGGAGGCTTCGGAGGCGGCAGCGGCATGGGAGGAGGCTTCGGAGGCGGCAGCGGCATGGGCGGAGGAATGGGAGGAGGCGTATGTGGAGTAGGAGGAAGCTTTGGAGGTGGAAGCATGGGCGGCAGCTGTGGAATGGGAGGAGGAATGTACGGCGGTGGCTTCTCTTCTGGAAGTGGAAGGATGTGCAGCTCTGGAGGTGTCAACTTCAGCTCCGGTGGGGGATCGTCCTCCGTACGGAGATGTGTCACGACCACCTCCGTCAAATCTTCAGGAGTGAGATTCTGA
- the LOC142073731 gene encoding keratin, type II cytoskeletal 6C-like isoform X1: MSRQSVCRSFGGGSRRGYSSCSAIGGAFGGGGGRSRISYSSYSSSRGGGGGGYCGGYGSRSLHNMGGSRRITMGGCYGGGGYGGRMGGFGGGYGGGMGGYGGGMGGFGGGMGGGGMSGGGMGGFGGGMGGGGMGGGGMGGFGGGMGGYGGGMGGGGMGGGGMGGFGGPGFPGGIQPVQVDQALLRPVHVEIDPQIQQVKNQEKEQIKTLNNQFASFINKVRFLEQQNKVLSTKWELLQQQGPSGPRKNLDVIFENYIQNLRRRLESLLGQRGQLESELQNMRQYVEEYKTKYEEEINRRTAAENEFVVLKKDVDCAYMTKVELEAKVGALTDEINFLRYIFEEELAQMQTISRDLSVVVSMDNNRCLDLDSIIEEVRRQYEQIAQSSRAEVEAWYQSRYEELQNTAGRHGDSLRNTKIEIQELTRNVQRLRAEIENVKKQNQQLQSAIAEAEERGEMALKDARLKLEELECALQKDKEELARLLKEYQELLNIKIALDVEIAMYRKLLEGEEYRLCNDGMSNVNVSVVGKTTITGGRGGMGGFGGGSGMGGGFGAGSSMGGGFGGGSSMGGGFGGGSGMGGGFGGGSGMGGGMGGGVCGVGGSFGGGSMGGSCGMGGGMYGGGFSSGSGRMCSSGGVNFSSGGGSSSVRRCVTTTSVKSSGVRF; encoded by the exons ATGTCTCGGCAGTCTGTCTGCAGGAGCTTTGGAGGCGGGAGCAGAAGGGGCTACAGCTCTTGCTCTGCCATTGGTGGTGCCTTTGGAGGAGGTGGCGGCAGAAGCAGGATCAGTTACAGTTCATACTCCTCATccaggggaggtggaggaggtggataTTGTGGAGGGTATGGCAGCAGAAGCCTCCATAACATGGGTGGCAGCAGAAGAATTACCATGGGTGGATGCTATGGTGGTGGAGGATACGGAGGCAGAATGGGTGGCTTTGGTGGAGGCTATGGAGGAGGAATGGGTGGCTATGGTGGAGGAATGGGTGGCTTTGGCGGAGGAATGGGCGGTGGAGGAATGAGTGGTGGAGGAATGGGTGGCTTTGGTGGAGGAATGGGTGGTGGAGGAATGGGTGGTGGAGGAATGGGTGGCTTTGGTGGAGGAATGGGTGGTTATGGTGGAGGAATGGGTGGTGGAGGAATGGGCGGTGGAGGAATGGGCGGCTTTGGTGGCCCTGGCTTCCCTGGAGGCATCCAACCAGTGCAAGTTGACCAGGCCCTCCTGCGGCCGGTCCATGTTGAGATTGATCCTCAGATCCAGCAAGTCAAAAACCAGGAGAAGGAGCAGATTAAGACTCTTAACAACCAGTTTGCCTCCTTCATTAATAAG GTCCGCTTCCTGGAGCAACAGAACAAGGTCCTCTCCACCAAGTGGGAGCTCCTCCAACAGCAAGGGCCTTCGGGGCCAAGGAAGAACCTTGATGTCATCTTTGAAAATTATATCCAGAACCTGAGGAGGAGGCTAGAGTCTCTCctgggacagaggggacagctgGAGTCAGAGCTGCAGAACATGCGGCAATACGTGGAGGAGTACAAAACCAA GTACGAAGAAGAAATCAACAGGCGCACCGCTGCTGAGAATGAGTTTGTGGTGCTCAAGAAG GATGTGGACTGTGCCTACATGACTAAAGTAGAGTTGGAAGCCAAGGTGGGAGCTCTGACCGATGAAATCAACTTCCTGAGATACATCTTTGAGGAG GAACTGGCTCAGATGCAGACAATCAGCCGGGACCTGTCCGTGGTGGTGTCCATGGACAACAACCGGTGCCTGGATCTGGACAGCATCATCGAGGAGGTCAGGCGTCAGTACGAGCAGAttgcacagagcagcagagctgaagtTGAGGCTTGGTACCAGAGCCGG TATGAAGAGCTGCAGAACACTGCTGGAAGGCATGGGGACAGCCTCCGCAACACCAAGATAGAGATCCAAGAGTTGACCAGGAATGTCCAGAGGCTGCGGGCTGAGATTGAGAACGTGAAGAAGCAG aaccAGCAGCTGCAGTCAGCTATTGCCGAGGCTGAGGAGCGGGGTGAGATGGCCCTCAAGGACGCCAGGTTAAAACTGGAAGAGCTGGAATGTGCTCTGCAGAAAGACAAGGAGGAGCTGGCTCGCTTGCTGAAGGAGTACCAGGAGCTGCTGAACATCAAGATTGCGCTGGACGTTGAGATTGCCATGTACAGGAAGCTGCTGGAGGGCGAGGAGTACAG GCTGTGCAACGATGGCATGTCCAACGTCAATGTCT ctgTGGTAGGCAAGACCACCATCACCGGAGGCAGAGGAGGCATGGGAGGCTTCGGAGGTGGCAGCGGCATGGGAGGAGGCTTCGGAGCTGGCAGCAGCATGGGAGGAGGCTTCGGAGGCGGCAGCAGCATGGGAGGAGGCTTCGGAGGCGGCAGCGGCATGGGAGGAGGCTTCGGAGGCGGCAGCGGCATGGGCGGAGGAATGGGAGGAGGCGTATGTGGAGTAGGAGGAAGCTTTGGAGGTGGAAGCATGGGCGGCAGCTGTGGAATGGGAGGAGGAATGTACGGCGGTGGCTTCTCTTCTGGAAGTGGAAGGATGTGCAGCTCTGGAGGTGTCAACTTCAGCTCCGGTGGGGGATCGTCCTCCGTACGGAGATGTGTCACGACCACCTCCGTCAAATCTTCAGGAGTGAGATTCTGA
- the LOC142073734 gene encoding keratin, type II cytoskeletal cochleal-like, with amino-acid sequence MSRQSVCRSFGGGSRRGYSSCSAIGGGFGGGGGRSRSSYSSFSMSRGFGGGGRCGGFSSKSLHNIGGSGRISMGGCYGGGGYGGRMGGFGGGYGGGLGGFGGGMGGGGMVGFGGMGGGGGMGGFGGGMGGYGGGMGGGGMGGGGMGGGGMGGFGGPGFGMPGFGGPGRGGPGIQPVQVDSTLLQPVRVEIDPQIQQVKNQEKEQIKTLNNQFACFIDKVRFLEQENKVLSTKWELLQQQGPSGPRKNLDVIFENYIQNLRRQLDSILAQRGQLESELQNMQQYVEDYKTKYEEEINRRTTAENEFVVLKKDVDCAYMTKVELEAKVGALTDEINFLRCIYEEELAQMQTISRDLSVVVSMDNNRHLDLDSIIEEVRRQYEQIAQSSRAEAEAWYQSQYEQLQSTAGRHGDSLRNTKIEIQELTRNIQRLRAEIENVKKQNQQLQSAIAEAEERGEMALKDARLKLEELECALQKDKEELARLLKEYQELLNIKIALDVEIAMYRKLLEGEENRLCNDSMSNVNVSVVGKTTITGGRGGMGGFGGGSGMGGGFGAGSGMGGGFGGGSGMGGGFGGGSGMGGGMGGGVCGVGGSFGGGSMGGSCGMGGGMYGGGFSSGSGRMCSSGGVNFSSGGGSSSVRRCVTTTSVKSSGVRF; translated from the exons ATGTCTCGGCAGTCTGTCTGCAGAAGCTTTGGAGGCGGGAGTAGAAGGGGCTACAGCTCTTGCTCTGCCATCGGTGGTGGCTTTGGAGGAGGTGGCGGCAGAAGCAGGAGCAGCTACAGCTCGTTCTCTATGTCCAGGGGATTTGGAGGTGGCGGACGTTGTGGAGGGTTTAGCAGCAAGAGTCTCCATAACATAGGTGGCAGCGGAAGGATTTCCATGGGTGGATGTTATGGCGGTGGAGGATACGGAGGCAGAATGGGTGGCTTTGGTGGAGGCTACGGAGGAGGACTAGGCGGCTTTGGCGGAGGAATGGGTGGAGGAGGAATGGTTGGCTTTGGAGGAATGGGTGGTGGTGGAGGAATGGGTGGCTTTGGTGGAGGAATGGGTGGTTATGGTGGAGGAATGGGTGGTGGAGGAATGGGCGGTGGAGGAATGGGTGGTGGAGGAATGGGCGGCTTTGGCGGACCAGGCTTTGGCATGCCAGGCTTTGGTGGCCCCGGTAGAGGTGGCCCTGGAATCCAGCCAGTGCAGGTTGACTCAACCCTTCTACAGCCAGTCCGTGTTGAGATTGATCCCCAGATCCAGCAAGTCAAAAACCAGGAGAAGGAACAGATCAAGACTCTTAACAACCAATTTGCCTGCTTCATTGACAAG GTCCGCTTCCTGGAGCAAGAGAACAAGGTCCTCTCCACCAAGTGGGAGCTCCTCCAACAGCAAGGGCCTTCGGGGCCAAGGAAGAACCTCGACGTCATCTTCGAAAATTACATCCAGAACCTGAGGAGGCAGCTGGACTCAATCTTGGCACAGAGGGGGCAGCTGGAGTCGGAACTGCAGAACATGCAGCAATACGTCGAGGATTACAAAACCAA GTATGAGGAAGAGATCAACAGGCGTACAACTGCTGAGAACGAGTTTGTGGTGCTTAAGAAA GATGTGGACTGTGCCTACATGACTAAAGTAGAGTTGGAAGCCAAGGTGGGAGCTCTGACCGATGAAATCAACTTCCTGAGGTGCATCTACGAGGAG GAACTGGCTCAGATGCAGACAATCAGCCGGGACCTGTCCGTGGTGGTGTCCATGGACAACAACCGGCACCTGGATCTGGACAGCATCATCGAGGAGGTCAGGCGTCAGTACGAGCAGAttgcacagagcagcagagctgaagctgAGGCTTGGTACCAGAGCCAG TACGAACAGCTGCAGAGCACTGCTGGAAGGCACGGGGACAGCCTCCGCAACACCAAGATAGAGATCCAAGAGTTGACCAGGAACATCCAGAGGCTGCGGGCTGAGATCGAGAACGTGAAGAAACAG aaccAGCAGCTGCAGTCAGCTATTGCCGAGGCTGAGGAGCGGGGTGAGATGGCCCTCAAGGACGCCAGGTTAAAACTGGAAGAGCTGGAATGTGCTCTGCAGAAAGACAAGGAGGAGCTGGCTCGCTTGCTGAAGGAGTACCAGGAGCTGCTGAACATCAAGATTGCGCTGGACGTTGAGATTGCCATGTACAGGAAgctgctggagggagaggagaacaG GCTGTGCAATGACAGCATGTCCAACGTCAATGTCT ctgTGGTAGGCAAGACCACCATCACCGGAGGCAGAGGAGGCATGGGAGGCTTCGGAGGTGGCAGCGGCATGGGAGGAGGCTTCGGAGCTGGCAGCGGCATGGGAGGAGGCTTCGGAGGCGGCAGCGGCATGGGCGGAGGCTTCGGAGGCGGCAGCGGCATGGGCGGAGGAATGGGAGGAGGCGTATGTGGAGTAGGAGGAAGCTTTGGAGGTGGAAGCATGGGCGGCAGCTGTGGAATGGGAGGAGGAATGTACGGCGGTGGCTTCTCTTCTGGAAGTGGAAGGATGTGCAGCTCTGGAGGTGTCAACTTCAGCTCCGGTGGGGGATCGTCCTCCGTACGGAGATGTGTCACGACCACCTCCGTCAAATCTTCAGGAGTGAGATTCTGA
- the LOC142073731 gene encoding keratin, type II cytoskeletal 6C-like isoform X2, which yields MSRQSVCRSFGGGSRRGYSSCSAIGGAFGGGGGRSRISYSSYSSSRGGGGGGYCGGYGSRSLHNMGGSRRITMGGCYGGGGYGGRMGGFGGGYGGGMGGYGGGMGGFGGGMGGGGMSGGGMGGFGGGMGGGGMGGGGMGGFGGGMGGYGGGMGGGGMGGGGMGGFGGPGFPGGIQPVQVDQALLRPVHVEIDPQIQQVKNQEKEQIKTLNNQFASFINKVRFLEQQNKVLSTKWELLQQQGPSGPRKNLDVIFENYIQNLRRRLESLLGQRGQLESELQNMRQYVEEYKTKYEEEINRRTAAENEFVVLKKDVDCAYMTKVELEAKVGALTDEINFLRYIFEEELAQMQTISRDLSVVVSMDNNRCLDLDSIIEEVRRQYEQIAQSSRAEVEAWYQSRYEELQNTAGRHGDSLRNTKIEIQELTRNVQRLRAEIENVKKQNQQLQSAIAEAEERGEMALKDARLKLEELECALQKDKEELARLLKEYQELLNIKIALDVEIAMYRKLLEGEEYRLCNDGMSNVNVSVVGKTTITGGRGGMGGFGGGSGMGGGFGAGSSMGGGFGGGSSMGGGFGGGGVCGVGGSFGGGSMGGSCGMGGGMYGGGFSSGSGRMCSSGGVNFSSGGGSSSVRRCVTTTSVKSSGVRF from the exons ATGTCTCGGCAGTCTGTCTGCAGGAGCTTTGGAGGCGGGAGCAGAAGGGGCTACAGCTCTTGCTCTGCCATTGGTGGTGCCTTTGGAGGAGGTGGCGGCAGAAGCAGGATCAGTTACAGTTCATACTCCTCATccaggggaggtggaggaggtggataTTGTGGAGGGTATGGCAGCAGAAGCCTCCATAACATGGGTGGCAGCAGAAGAATTACCATGGGTGGATGCTATGGTGGTGGAGGATACGGAGGCAGAATGGGTGGCTTTGGTGGAGGCTATGGAGGAGGAATGGGTGGCTATGGTGGAGGAATGGGTGGCTTTGGCGGAGGAATGGGCGGTGGAGGAATGAGTGGTGGAGGAATGGGTGGCTTTGGTGGAGGAATGGGTGGTGGAGGAATGGGTGGTGGAGGAATGGGTGGCTTTGGTGGAGGAATGGGTGGTTATGGTGGAGGAATGGGTGGTGGAGGAATGGGCGGTGGAGGAATGGGCGGCTTTGGTGGCCCTGGCTTCCCTGGAGGCATCCAACCAGTGCAAGTTGACCAGGCCCTCCTGCGGCCGGTCCATGTTGAGATTGATCCTCAGATCCAGCAAGTCAAAAACCAGGAGAAGGAGCAGATTAAGACTCTTAACAACCAGTTTGCCTCCTTCATTAATAAG GTCCGCTTCCTGGAGCAACAGAACAAGGTCCTCTCCACCAAGTGGGAGCTCCTCCAACAGCAAGGGCCTTCGGGGCCAAGGAAGAACCTTGATGTCATCTTTGAAAATTATATCCAGAACCTGAGGAGGAGGCTAGAGTCTCTCctgggacagaggggacagctgGAGTCAGAGCTGCAGAACATGCGGCAATACGTGGAGGAGTACAAAACCAA GTACGAAGAAGAAATCAACAGGCGCACCGCTGCTGAGAATGAGTTTGTGGTGCTCAAGAAG GATGTGGACTGTGCCTACATGACTAAAGTAGAGTTGGAAGCCAAGGTGGGAGCTCTGACCGATGAAATCAACTTCCTGAGATACATCTTTGAGGAG GAACTGGCTCAGATGCAGACAATCAGCCGGGACCTGTCCGTGGTGGTGTCCATGGACAACAACCGGTGCCTGGATCTGGACAGCATCATCGAGGAGGTCAGGCGTCAGTACGAGCAGAttgcacagagcagcagagctgaagtTGAGGCTTGGTACCAGAGCCGG TATGAAGAGCTGCAGAACACTGCTGGAAGGCATGGGGACAGCCTCCGCAACACCAAGATAGAGATCCAAGAGTTGACCAGGAATGTCCAGAGGCTGCGGGCTGAGATTGAGAACGTGAAGAAGCAG aaccAGCAGCTGCAGTCAGCTATTGCCGAGGCTGAGGAGCGGGGTGAGATGGCCCTCAAGGACGCCAGGTTAAAACTGGAAGAGCTGGAATGTGCTCTGCAGAAAGACAAGGAGGAGCTGGCTCGCTTGCTGAAGGAGTACCAGGAGCTGCTGAACATCAAGATTGCGCTGGACGTTGAGATTGCCATGTACAGGAAGCTGCTGGAGGGCGAGGAGTACAG GCTGTGCAACGATGGCATGTCCAACGTCAATGTCT ctgTGGTAGGCAAGACCACCATCACCGGAGGCAGAGGAGGCATGGGAGGCTTCGGAGGTGGCAGCGGCATGGGAGGAGGCTTCGGAGCTGGCAGCAGCATGGGAGGAGGCTTCGGAGGCGGCAGCAGCATGGGAGGAGGCTTCGGAGGCG GAGGCGTATGTGGAGTAGGAGGAAGCTTTGGAGGTGGAAGCATGGGCGGCAGCTGTGGAATGGGAGGAGGAATGTACGGCGGTGGCTTCTCTTCTGGAAGTGGAAGGATGTGCAGCTCTGGAGGTGTCAACTTCAGCTCCGGTGGGGGATCGTCCTCCGTACGGAGATGTGTCACGACCACCTCCGTCAAATCTTCAGGAGTGAGATTCTGA
- the LOC142073742 gene encoding keratin, type II cytoskeletal 6A-like, translating into MSRQSICRSFGGGSKRGYSSCSAIGGGFGGSGGRSRISYSSFSTSRGIGGSGRCGGFSSRSLHNMGGSGRISMGGSYGGGYGCRIGGFGGGYGGGFGSIGGGVIGGGIGSFGGPVRGGPGFPGGIQPVQVDPTLLRPVHVDIDPQIQQVKCQEKEQIKTLNNQFASFIDKVRFLEQQNKVLSTKWELLQQQGPSGPRKNLDVIFENYIQNLRRRLESLLGQRGQLESELQNMRQYVEEYKTKYEEEINRRTAAENEFVVLKKDVDCAYMTKVELEAKVGALTDEINFLRCIYEEELAQMQTISRDLSVVVSMDNNRHLDLDSIIEEVRRQYEQIAQNSRAEAEAWYQSRYEELQNTAGRHGDSLRNTKIEIQELTRNVQRLRAEIENVKKQNHQLQSAIAEAEERGEMALKDARRKLEELECALSKDKEELARLLKEYQELLNIKIALDVEIAMYRKLLEGEENRLCGDNPSNVNVSVVGRTTIAGGRAGGFGAGSGMGGGVCAVGGGSIIGGSCGVGGGILSGGFSSGSGRMCSAGGGNFIAGGGSSSVRRCVTTTTVKSSGVKY; encoded by the exons ATGTCTCGGCAGTCCATCTGCAGAAGCTTTGGAGGCGGAAGCAAAAGGGGATACAGCTCTTGTTCTGCCATCGGCGGTGGCTTTGGAGGAAGTGGGGGCAGAAGCAGGATCAGCTATAGCTCGTTCTCCACATCCAGGGGAATTGGAGGCAGCGGACGTTGTGGAGGTTTTAGCAGCAGGAGCCTCCATAACATGGGTGGCAGCGGAAGAATTTCCATGGGTGGCTCTTATGGCGGTGGATACGGATGTAGAATTGGTGGCTTTGGTGGAGGCTATGGAGGAGGATTTGGCAGCATTGGAGGAGGTGTCATTGGTGGAGGAATAGGCAGCTTTGGTGGTCCTGTGAGAGGTGGTCCTGGGTTCCCTGGAGGCATCCAACCGGTGCAGGTTGACCCAACCCTGCTGCGGCCGGTCCATGTTGATATTGATCCTCAGATCCAACAAGTGAAGTGCCAGGAGAAGGAACAGATCAAGACTCTTAACAATCAGTTTGCCTCTTTCATTGACAAG GTCCGCTTCCTGGAGCAACAGAACAAGGTCCTCTCCACCAAGTGGGAGCTCCTCCAACAGCAAGGGCCTTCGGGGCCAAGGAAGAACCTTGATGTCATCTTTGAAAATTACATCCAGAACCTGAGGAGGAGGCTAGAGTCTCTCctgggacagaggggacagctgGAGTCGGAGCTGCAGAACATGCGGCAATACGTGGAGGAGTACAAAACCAA GTACGAAGAAGAAATCAACAGGCGCACCGCTGCTGAGAATGAGTTTGTGGTGCTCAAGAAG GATGTGGACTGTGCCTACATGACTAAAGTAGAGTTGGAAGCCAAGGTGGGAGCTCTGACCGATGAAATCAACTTCCTGAGGTGCATCTACGAGGAG GAACTGGCTCAGATGCAGACAATCAGCCGGGACCTGTCCGTGGTGGTGTCCATGGACAACAACCGGCACCTGGATCTGGACAGCATCATCGAGGAGGTCAGGCGTCAGTACGAGCAGATTGCACAGAACAGCCGGGCTGAAGCTGAGGCTTGGTACCAGAGCCGG TATGAAGAGCTGCAGAACACTGCTGGAAGGCATGGGGACAGCCTCCGCAACACCAAGATAGAGATCCAAGAGTTGACCAGGAATGTCCAGAGGCTGCGGGCTGAGATTGAGAACGTGAAGAAGCAG aacCATCAACTGCAGTCAGCTATTGCCGAGGCTGAGGAGCGGGGTGAGATGGCCCTCAAGGATGCCAGGAGGAAACTGGAAGAGCTGGAATGTGCCCTGAGTAAAGACAAGGAGGAGCTGGCTCGCTTGCTGAAGGAGTACCAGGAGCTGCTGAACATCAAGATTGCGCTGGACGTTGAGATTGCCATGTACAGGAAGCTGCTGGAGGGCGAGGAGAACAG GCTCTGTGGAGATAACCCGTCCAACGTAAATGTCT CTGTGGTAGGCAGAACCACCAttgctggaggcagagctggtGGCTTTGGAGCCGGCAGTGGCATGGGAGGAGGAGTATGTGCGGTCGGAGGAGGAAGCATCATTGGAGGCAGTTGTGGCGTGGGAGGAGGAATACTCAGCGGTGGCTTCTCTTCTGGAAGTGGAAGAATGTGCAGCGCTGGAGGTGGCAACTTCATCGCAGGGGGCGGATCCTCCTCTGTGAGGAGATGTGTCACAACCACAACGGTCAAATCTTCAGGTGTAAAATACTGA